Proteins encoded in a region of the Streptomyces sp. NBC_01298 genome:
- a CDS encoding M18 family aminopeptidase → MSSPAAARFDRGHTDDLMTFLAASPSQYHAVANAAERLEKAGFRQLAETDAWDASTGGKFVLRGGAIIAWYVPEGAAAHTPFRIIGAHTDSPNLRVKPLPDTGAQGWRQIAVEIYGGTLLNTWLDRDLGLAGRLTLLDGTERLVNIDRALMRVPQLAVHLDRSVNSDGLKLDKQRHMQPIWGLGDVHEGDLIAFLEDEEELDRGSVAGWDLMVHSIEPPAYLGRDRELLAGPRMDNLLSVHAAVAALVAASTADTLTHIPVLAAFDHEENGSQSDTGADGPLLGNVLERSVFSRGGSYEDRARAFAGAICLSSDTGHAVHPNYAERHDPTHHPRANGGPILKVNVNQRYATDGSGRAVFVSACERAGVPWQTFVSNNSMPCGTTIGPITAARHGIQTVDIGVAILSMHSARELCGADDPYLLANVMLAFLEN, encoded by the coding sequence ATGAGCTCTCCCGCCGCCGCCCGCTTCGACCGCGGCCACACCGACGACCTGATGACCTTCCTGGCGGCGAGTCCGTCGCAGTACCACGCCGTGGCCAACGCGGCCGAGCGGCTGGAGAAGGCCGGATTCAGGCAGTTGGCCGAGACCGACGCGTGGGACGCGAGCACGGGAGGCAAGTTCGTACTCCGCGGGGGCGCGATCATCGCCTGGTACGTGCCCGAAGGCGCGGCCGCGCACACCCCGTTCAGGATCATCGGCGCGCACACCGACTCCCCCAACCTCCGGGTCAAGCCGCTGCCCGACACCGGCGCCCAGGGCTGGCGGCAGATCGCCGTGGAGATCTACGGCGGCACCCTGCTCAACACCTGGCTCGACCGCGACCTGGGCCTGGCCGGCCGCCTCACCCTGCTCGACGGCACCGAACGGCTCGTCAACATCGACCGTGCGCTGATGCGCGTGCCCCAACTCGCCGTGCACCTCGACCGGTCGGTGAACTCCGACGGCCTCAAGCTGGACAAGCAGCGGCACATGCAGCCGATCTGGGGCCTCGGCGACGTCCACGAGGGCGACCTGATCGCCTTCCTGGAGGACGAGGAAGAGCTGGACCGCGGCTCCGTCGCCGGCTGGGACCTGATGGTCCATTCGATCGAGCCCCCGGCCTACCTGGGCCGCGACCGCGAGCTCCTCGCGGGCCCCCGCATGGACAACCTCCTGTCGGTCCACGCGGCCGTCGCCGCCCTCGTCGCCGCCTCCACGGCCGACACGCTCACGCACATCCCCGTCCTGGCCGCCTTCGACCACGAGGAGAACGGCTCGCAGTCGGACACCGGCGCGGACGGGCCCCTGCTGGGCAACGTGCTGGAACGTTCGGTCTTCTCGCGCGGCGGCTCCTACGAGGACCGCGCGCGGGCCTTCGCCGGCGCCATCTGCCTCTCCTCGGACACCGGCCACGCCGTGCACCCCAACTACGCGGAGCGGCACGACCCCACGCACCACCCGCGCGCCAACGGCGGCCCGATCCTGAAGGTCAACGTCAACCAGCGCTACGCCACCGACGGCAGCGGCCGCGCGGTGTTCGTGAGCGCCTGCGAACGCGCCGGCGTCCCGTGGCAGACCTTCGTCTCCAACAACTCGATGCCGTGCGGCACGACGATCGGCCCGATCACCGCCGCCCGCCACGGCATCCAGACGGTCGACATCGGCGTGGCCATCCTCTCGATGCACAGCGCCCGCGAGCTGTGCGGCGCGGACGACCCGTACCTCCTGGCCAACGTGATGCTGGCGTTCCTGGAGAACTGA
- a CDS encoding maleylpyruvate isomerase family mycothiol-dependent enzyme, with amino-acid sequence MTVHPHPSLQPYADAWTHSIEAISELVLPLTEGEWSRATPCPNWSVRDVVSHVIGIECEQLGDPRPIHTLPRDLRHVVDEFTRYMEVQVDVRRHHTAPEMTSELEYTIIRRSRQLRNEKRDPDTMIRGPLGEPATLEHSLRLRAFDVWMHEQDLRAALGAPGNWDSPGAYVARDVLLSGLPKVVAKKAGAPANSAVVIDVHGALEFMRTVRVDAEGRGTIDKAPSLGPAVTLTLDWETYVRLAGGRVRAHTVADRVKVEGDPALAEAILTHFSVTP; translated from the coding sequence TTGACCGTCCATCCGCATCCCAGCCTTCAGCCCTATGCCGACGCGTGGACCCACTCCATCGAGGCGATATCCGAGCTGGTCCTTCCGTTGACGGAAGGCGAGTGGAGCCGGGCGACGCCCTGCCCGAACTGGTCCGTGCGCGATGTCGTGTCCCACGTCATCGGCATCGAGTGCGAGCAGCTGGGCGACCCGCGGCCGATCCACACCCTGCCCCGGGACCTGCGGCACGTGGTCGACGAGTTCACCCGGTACATGGAAGTGCAGGTCGACGTGCGGCGCCACCACACCGCGCCCGAGATGACCTCCGAGCTGGAGTACACGATCATCCGCCGCTCCCGGCAGCTGCGGAACGAGAAGCGGGATCCGGACACGATGATCCGCGGCCCGCTGGGCGAGCCGGCGACGCTGGAGCACTCGCTGCGGCTGCGCGCGTTCGACGTGTGGATGCACGAGCAGGACCTGCGGGCGGCCCTGGGGGCACCGGGGAACTGGGACTCGCCGGGTGCCTACGTGGCCAGGGACGTGCTGCTGTCCGGGCTGCCGAAGGTGGTCGCGAAGAAGGCGGGCGCGCCCGCGAACTCGGCCGTCGTCATCGACGTGCACGGGGCGCTGGAGTTCATGCGGACCGTACGGGTCGACGCGGAAGGCCGCGGCACCATCGACAAGGCCCCCTCGCTGGGGCCCGCGGTGACGCTGACCCTGGACTGGGAGACGTACGTGCGCCTGGCGGGCGGCCGGGTGCGTGCGCACACCGTCGCCGACCGGGTGAAGGTGGAGGGCGACCCGGCGCTGGCCGAGGCGATCCTGACCCACTTCTCCGTGACCCCGTAG
- a CDS encoding ATP-binding protein: MSSDLTLRLLVTPGAVPLARHAVREHLGSHTAELCVSELLTNALTHLGEGTPVTLRVTGRAARTRVELTDPDPRAWPVLREALDDAESGRGLALLDALALRWGVVQGPGSKTVWCELELDPGHSRHGRVALITGG; the protein is encoded by the coding sequence ATGAGCAGCGACCTCACGCTCCGGCTCCTGGTCACCCCCGGTGCCGTCCCCCTGGCCCGCCACGCGGTGCGGGAGCACCTGGGGAGCCACACCGCGGAGCTCTGCGTCAGCGAGCTGCTGACCAACGCCCTCACCCACCTGGGCGAAGGCACGCCCGTCACGCTGCGGGTCACCGGAAGGGCAGCCCGTACGCGGGTGGAGCTCACCGACCCCGACCCGCGCGCATGGCCCGTACTGCGGGAGGCCCTGGACGACGCGGAATCCGGCCGGGGCCTAGCCCTGCTCGACGCGCTCGCGCTGCGATGGGGTGTCGTCCAGGGGCCCGGGAGCAAGACCGTCTGGTGCGAGCTCGAACTTGACCCTGGTCACAGTCGCCACGGAAGGGTTGCTCTTATTACCGGTGGGTAG
- a CDS encoding acyl-CoA dehydrogenase, with translation MGHYKSNLRDIEFNLFEVLGRDNVYGTGPFGEMDTETAKTILSEIAKLSENELAASFEDADRNPPVFDPTTNTAPVPASFKKSYKAFMDSEYWRLGLPEEIGGTTSPRSLIWAFAETILGANPAVWMYSSGPAFAGVLFEEGNEVQKKIAALAVEKRWGSTMVLTEPDAGSDVGAGRTKAVQQDDGSWHIEGVKRFITSGEHDMEENILHYVLARPEGHGAGTKGLSLFLVPKFHFDWETGELGERNGVYATNVEHKMGLKASNTCEMTFGDQHPAKGWLIGDKHDGIRQMFMIIEFARMMVGTKAIATLSTGYLNALEYAKERVQGPDLANFMDKTAPKVTITHHPDVRRSLMTQKAYAEGMRALVLYTASVQDEIQVKQAAGEDTASLVGLNDLLLPIVKGYGSEKSYEQLAQSLQTFGGSGYLQEYPIEQYIRDAKIDTLYEGTTAIQGQDFFFRKIVRDQGAALNVLTETIKKFLAEGDGGEELAPARDALAKAAVDLEAIVGQMVVDLTATGEDVKNIYKVGQNTTRLLMASGDVVVGYLLLKGAAVAAEKLPAASAKDVPFYTGKIAAAKFFAGEVLPGVAVARALAEAVDNTLMELDEAAF, from the coding sequence ATGGGGCACTACAAGTCGAATCTCCGCGACATCGAGTTCAACCTCTTCGAGGTACTCGGCCGCGACAACGTGTACGGCACTGGCCCGTTCGGTGAGATGGACACCGAGACCGCCAAGACGATCCTCAGCGAGATCGCCAAGCTCTCCGAGAACGAGCTGGCCGCCTCCTTCGAGGACGCCGACCGCAACCCGCCGGTCTTCGACCCGACGACGAACACCGCGCCCGTCCCGGCGTCCTTCAAGAAGAGCTACAAGGCCTTCATGGACTCCGAGTACTGGCGCCTGGGCCTGCCCGAGGAGATCGGCGGCACCACCTCGCCCCGCTCCCTGATCTGGGCCTTCGCCGAGACGATCCTGGGCGCGAACCCGGCCGTGTGGATGTACTCCTCCGGCCCGGCGTTCGCCGGCGTCCTCTTCGAAGAGGGCAACGAGGTCCAGAAGAAGATCGCCGCGCTCGCGGTCGAGAAGCGCTGGGGCTCCACCATGGTCCTCACCGAGCCGGACGCCGGCTCGGACGTCGGCGCGGGCCGCACGAAGGCGGTCCAGCAGGACGACGGCTCCTGGCACATCGAGGGCGTGAAGCGCTTCATCACCTCGGGCGAGCACGACATGGAGGAGAACATCCTCCACTACGTCCTCGCGCGCCCCGAGGGCCACGGCGCCGGCACGAAGGGCCTGTCCCTCTTCCTGGTCCCGAAGTTCCACTTCGACTGGGAGACCGGCGAGCTGGGCGAGCGCAACGGCGTCTACGCGACGAACGTCGAGCACAAGATGGGCCTCAAGGCCTCCAACACGTGCGAGATGACCTTCGGCGACCAGCACCCCGCCAAGGGCTGGCTGATCGGTGACAAGCACGACGGCATCCGCCAGATGTTCATGATCATCGAGTTCGCCCGGATGATGGTCGGCACGAAGGCCATCGCCACCCTGTCGACGGGCTACCTGAACGCCCTGGAGTACGCCAAGGAGCGCGTGCAGGGTCCCGACCTGGCCAACTTCATGGACAAGACGGCCCCCAAGGTCACCATCACGCACCACCCCGACGTGCGCCGCTCGCTCATGACGCAGAAGGCGTACGCCGAGGGCATGCGCGCCCTGGTGCTGTACACCGCCTCCGTCCAGGACGAGATCCAGGTCAAGCAGGCCGCCGGCGAGGACACCGCGTCCCTGGTGGGCCTCAACGACCTGCTGCTGCCGATCGTGAAGGGCTACGGCTCCGAGAAGTCCTACGAGCAGCTCGCGCAGTCGCTCCAGACCTTCGGCGGCTCGGGCTACCTGCAGGAATACCCGATCGAGCAGTACATCCGCGACGCCAAGATCGACACCCTCTACGAGGGCACCACGGCGATCCAGGGCCAGGACTTCTTCTTCCGGAAGATCGTCCGCGACCAGGGCGCCGCCCTGAACGTCCTCACCGAGACGATCAAGAAGTTCCTGGCCGAGGGCGACGGCGGCGAGGAGCTGGCCCCGGCCCGCGACGCGCTCGCCAAGGCGGCCGTCGACCTGGAGGCCATCGTCGGCCAGATGGTCGTCGACCTCACCGCCACCGGCGAGGACGTCAAGAACATCTACAAGGTCGGCCAGAACACCACCCGCCTGCTGATGGCCTCCGGTGACGTGGTCGTCGGCTACCTGCTCCTCAAGGGCGCGGCCGTGGCCGCCGAGAAGCTGCCGGCCGCCTCCGCCAAGGACGTGCCGTTCTACACCGGCAAGATCGCGGCGGCGAAGTTCTTCGCCGGCGAGGTCCTCCCGGGCGTCGCGGTGGCCCGCGCGCTCGCCGAGGCCGTCGACAACACCCTGATGGAGCTCGACGAGGCCGCCTTCTAG
- a CDS encoding helix-turn-helix domain-containing protein, translating into MSSPEIPADRGMGAILARYLHSLDVHGEECAPAELEQLRSIARDLTGACLAGGGGGGGRGPSAEEEPSEERRTRALLARIDAFIGHNLGDPELSPSVVAARHGLSLRRLQLLFRERGEGVAAAIRRRRLERCREDLTDPERLAVPVHTVALRWGFTNASVFSRLFRETYGAGPRALRRAAVRSAPPAAKPAARIVNSPCAHGTLGRAGPS; encoded by the coding sequence ATGTCGTCCCCTGAGATCCCTGCCGACCGGGGCATGGGGGCGATCCTCGCGCGGTACCTGCACTCCCTGGACGTGCACGGCGAGGAGTGCGCGCCGGCCGAGCTGGAGCAGTTGCGCTCCATCGCCCGCGACCTGACCGGTGCCTGCCTCGCCGGGGGCGGGGGCGGGGGCGGGCGTGGACCCAGCGCCGAGGAAGAGCCGTCCGAGGAACGCCGTACCCGGGCGCTGCTGGCCCGGATCGACGCGTTCATCGGGCACAACCTCGGCGATCCCGAGCTGAGCCCTTCCGTGGTCGCAGCCCGGCACGGCCTCTCGCTGCGCAGGCTCCAGCTCCTCTTCCGGGAGCGCGGGGAGGGCGTGGCGGCCGCGATCCGCCGGCGCCGGCTGGAGCGCTGCCGCGAGGACCTCACCGACCCCGAACGGCTCGCCGTCCCCGTCCACACCGTGGCCCTGCGCTGGGGATTCACCAACGCCTCGGTGTTCAGCCGGCTGTTCCGCGAGACGTACGGAGCCGGTCCCCGCGCGCTGCGCCGCGCGGCGGTGCGATCCGCCCCACCGGCCGCCAAACCCGCTGCGCGCATTGTCAACAGTCCCTGCGCGCACGGCACACTCGGCCGCGCGGGGCCCTCGTAG
- a CDS encoding LURP-one-related/scramblase family protein, with the protein MKYLVRDKMLAIGDDYWIEDEDGRHAFLVDGKALRFRDTLELKDPDGRLLITLREKLFALRDAMTLERDERRLAVIRKKRFSLLRNHYLVTLNEGTELDVSGRILDREFKVEYEGELLALISRQWYRIRETYAVDVVREDADASLLIAVAVCVIRMAEKEREGPGGDDD; encoded by the coding sequence GTGAAATACCTGGTACGGGACAAAATGCTGGCCATCGGGGACGACTACTGGATCGAGGACGAGGACGGCCGGCACGCCTTCCTCGTCGACGGGAAGGCCCTGCGGTTCCGGGACACCCTGGAGCTGAAGGACCCCGACGGGCGGCTCCTGATCACGCTGCGGGAGAAGCTCTTCGCCCTGCGCGACGCGATGACGCTGGAGCGCGACGAGCGGCGGCTCGCGGTGATCCGCAAGAAGCGGTTCTCGCTGCTGCGCAACCACTACCTGGTCACGCTCAACGAGGGCACCGAGCTCGATGTCAGCGGGCGGATCCTGGACCGGGAGTTCAAGGTCGAGTACGAGGGGGAGCTGCTCGCGCTGATCTCCCGCCAGTGGTACCGGATCCGCGAGACGTACGCCGTCGACGTGGTCCGCGAGGACGCCGACGCCTCGCTGCTGATCGCCGTCGCGGTGTGCGTGATCCGGATGGCGGAGAAGGAGCGGGAGGGCCCGGGCGGCGATGACGACTAG
- a CDS encoding NHL domain-containing thioredoxin family protein, with translation MNDAAPAPTPAPRRTRVRAPELIGTGGWINTGGKDLRLADFRGRTLILDFWTFCCVNCLHVLDELRELEEKHRDTVVIVGVHSPKFVHEAEHSAVVDAVERYGVHHPVLDDPELATWKQYAVRAWPTLVVIDPEGYVVAQHAGEGHAHAIAKLVEELEAEHEAKGTLRRGDGPYVAPEPVAGDLRFPGKALVLPSGNLLVSDTTRHQLVELAPDGESVVRRVGGGERGLGPDAFSEPQGLALLPDGSVVVADTVNHALRRFDPETGAVETVAGTGRQWWQGSPTSGPALEVNLSSPWDVAWWQGKVWIAMAGVHQLWTWDPESDTVAVAAGTTNEGLHDGPAAEAWFAQPSGLAATEDRLWIADSETSSLRYVEAGEGGYAIRTAVGSGLFDFGHRDGDAAQALLQHPLGVTALPDGSVAVCDTYNHALRRFDPSTGQVTTLATDLREPSDAVLVGDDIVVVESARHRLTRLRLPEEAVRVDAVAHRTRRAATEVAPGTLRLDIVFRAPSGQKLDTRYGPSTRLLVSSTPPELLTAGDGAGTDLFRELALNPALTEGVLHVSAMAASCDDDPENEYPACHVHQQDWGVPLNITAGGATRLPLVLAGMDD, from the coding sequence ATGAACGATGCTGCCCCGGCGCCCACCCCCGCGCCCCGCCGTACCCGTGTCCGCGCCCCCGAGCTGATCGGCACAGGGGGGTGGATCAACACCGGCGGCAAGGACCTCAGGCTCGCCGACTTTCGAGGTCGCACGTTGATCTTGGATTTTTGGACCTTCTGCTGCGTGAACTGCCTCCACGTGCTCGACGAGTTGCGCGAGCTGGAGGAGAAGCACCGCGACACCGTCGTGATCGTCGGCGTGCACTCGCCGAAGTTCGTGCACGAGGCCGAGCACTCCGCCGTCGTCGACGCCGTCGAGCGGTACGGGGTGCACCACCCCGTGCTCGATGATCCGGAGCTCGCGACCTGGAAGCAGTACGCCGTCCGCGCCTGGCCCACGCTCGTGGTGATCGACCCCGAGGGGTACGTCGTCGCGCAGCACGCCGGGGAGGGGCACGCGCACGCCATCGCGAAGCTCGTGGAGGAGCTGGAGGCCGAGCACGAGGCCAAGGGGACGCTGCGGCGCGGGGACGGGCCGTACGTGGCGCCCGAGCCGGTGGCGGGGGACCTGCGGTTCCCCGGGAAGGCGCTCGTGCTGCCGTCCGGGAACCTGCTCGTCTCCGACACGACCCGGCACCAGCTGGTGGAGCTGGCTCCCGACGGGGAGAGCGTCGTACGGCGTGTGGGTGGCGGGGAGCGCGGCTTGGGGCCGGATGCCTTCAGCGAGCCCCAGGGGCTGGCGCTGCTGCCCGACGGGTCCGTGGTCGTCGCCGACACCGTCAATCACGCGCTGCGGCGGTTCGACCCCGAGACCGGGGCCGTGGAGACCGTCGCCGGGACCGGGCGGCAGTGGTGGCAGGGGTCCCCGACCTCGGGGCCGGCCCTCGAAGTCAACCTGTCTTCGCCGTGGGACGTGGCCTGGTGGCAGGGCAAGGTGTGGATCGCCATGGCGGGCGTGCACCAGCTGTGGACCTGGGACCCCGAGAGCGACACCGTGGCCGTCGCCGCCGGGACGACCAACGAGGGGCTGCACGACGGTCCGGCCGCCGAGGCCTGGTTCGCGCAGCCGTCCGGGCTCGCGGCCACGGAGGACCGGCTGTGGATCGCCGACTCCGAGACCAGCTCACTGAGGTACGTCGAGGCGGGCGAGGGCGGCTACGCCATCCGCACCGCCGTCGGGTCCGGCCTCTTCGACTTCGGGCACCGCGACGGCGACGCCGCCCAGGCGCTGCTCCAGCACCCGCTCGGCGTCACCGCGCTGCCCGACGGGTCGGTCGCGGTGTGCGACACGTACAACCACGCCCTGCGGCGCTTCGACCCGTCCACCGGGCAGGTCACCACCCTGGCCACCGACCTGCGCGAGCCCAGCGACGCCGTGCTGGTCGGGGACGACATCGTGGTCGTGGAGTCCGCCCGGCACCGGCTGACCCGGCTGCGCCTCCCCGAGGAGGCCGTACGGGTCGACGCGGTCGCCCACCGGACCCGGCGGGCCGCCACCGAGGTGGCCCCCGGCACGCTCCGGCTCGACATCGTCTTCCGGGCCCCGAGCGGCCAGAAGCTCGACACCCGCTACGGGCCCTCGACCCGGTTGCTGGTCTCCTCGACCCCGCCCGAGCTGCTGACGGCGGGCGACGGCGCCGGGACCGACCTGTTCCGGGAGCTGGCGCTGAACCCGGCCCTGACCGAGGGCGTCCTGCACGTCTCCGCGATGGCCGCGTCCTGCGACGACGACCCGGAGAACGAGTACCCGGCCTGCCACGTCCACCAGCAGGACTGGGGCGTGCCGCTGAACATCACCGCCGGCGGCGCGACCCGACTGCCGCTGGTGCTGGCGGGCATGGACGACTGA
- a CDS encoding MFS transporter encodes MSSASAASSSSAASSSAPSAASPAASHAVFRDPPGGRKAVLVWSIGVAVYFVAVIFRTSLGVAGLEAADRFHVNASALSTFSLLQLLVYAGMQIPVGLMVDKLGTKKVLTLGAVLFTAGQVGFALSPSYGMALAARALLGCGDAMTFISVLRLGTRWFPARRGPLMAQLAGLVGMAGNLISTLVLAPVLHGVGWVPAFAGSAVAGLVVLVPLVLFLRDHPEGHEPAPRPAAGAGSSGAGGFVRRQIADSWKEPGTKLGLWVHFTTQFPAMVFLLLWGMPFLVEAQGLSRTTAGGLLTLVVASNMALGLVYGQVVGRRQSSRIPLALGTVALTALLWGSVLVYPGDHAPMWLLIALCLVLGTCGPASMIGFDFARPANPADRQGTASGITNMGGFIASMTTLLVVGLLLDATGDNYRIAFSSVFVLELLGIAQILRLRGRALARERERAAPLASVTPLAPVVLGSPSAPLPPAPVPATTAAAASGAGTPVGTPVGTPADPGPAR; translated from the coding sequence ATGAGCTCCGCGTCCGCCGCGTCCTCCTCCTCCGCTGCCTCCTCCTCCGCGCCCTCCGCCGCTTCCCCCGCCGCCTCCCACGCCGTCTTCAGGGACCCGCCGGGCGGCCGCAAGGCGGTGCTCGTCTGGTCGATCGGCGTCGCCGTCTACTTCGTGGCGGTCATCTTCCGCACCAGCCTCGGCGTCGCCGGCCTGGAGGCCGCCGACCGCTTCCACGTGAACGCCTCGGCGCTGTCCACGTTCTCCCTGCTCCAGCTCCTGGTCTACGCGGGCATGCAGATACCCGTCGGCCTGATGGTGGACAAGCTCGGCACCAAGAAGGTGCTCACCCTCGGCGCCGTGCTCTTCACCGCCGGCCAGGTCGGCTTCGCGCTCTCGCCCTCCTACGGGATGGCCCTGGCGGCCCGCGCCCTGCTGGGCTGCGGGGACGCCATGACCTTCATCTCCGTCCTGCGGCTCGGCACCCGCTGGTTCCCGGCCCGCCGGGGCCCGCTGATGGCGCAGCTGGCCGGCTTGGTCGGGATGGCCGGCAACCTGATCTCCACGCTGGTCCTGGCCCCCGTGCTGCACGGGGTCGGCTGGGTGCCGGCGTTCGCGGGCAGCGCGGTGGCGGGGCTGGTCGTCCTGGTCCCGCTGGTGCTGTTCCTGCGCGACCACCCGGAAGGGCACGAGCCCGCGCCGCGGCCGGCCGCCGGCGCGGGAAGCTCCGGCGCGGGGGGCTTCGTACGGCGTCAGATCGCCGACTCCTGGAAGGAGCCCGGCACCAAGCTCGGCCTGTGGGTGCACTTCACGACGCAGTTCCCGGCGATGGTGTTCCTGCTGCTGTGGGGCATGCCCTTCCTGGTCGAGGCCCAGGGGCTCTCGCGCACCACCGCGGGCGGACTGCTGACACTGGTGGTCGCCTCGAACATGGCGCTCGGGCTGGTCTACGGCCAGGTCGTCGGCCGCCGCCAGTCCTCCCGGATCCCGCTGGCCCTGGGCACGGTGGCCCTGACCGCCCTGCTCTGGGGCTCGGTCCTGGTCTACCCCGGGGACCACGCCCCGATGTGGCTGCTGATCGCGCTCTGCCTGGTGCTGGGCACGTGCGGGCCGGCCTCGATGATCGGCTTCGACTTCGCCCGCCCCGCCAACCCGGCGGACCGTCAGGGCACCGCCTCCGGAATCACCAACATGGGCGGTTTCATCGCCTCCATGACGACCCTGCTGGTGGTGGGCCTGCTGCTCGACGCCACCGGGGACAACTACCGCATCGCGTTCTCGTCGGTCTTCGTCCTGGAACTCCTGGGCATCGCCCAGATCCTGCGCCTGCGCGGCCGCGCCCTGGCCCGCGAACGCGAGCGGGCGGCTCCGCTCGCTTCGGTCACCCCGCTCGCGCCCGTGGTCCTCGGCTCACCGTCGGCGCCGCTGCCGCCGGCCCCGGTGCCGGCGACCACCGCCGCGGCCGCCTCCGGGGCCGGCACCCCCGTCGGCACCCCCGTCGGCACCCCTGCCGACCCGGGGCCGGCCCGGTGA
- a CDS encoding SCO4225 family membrane protein, which produces MMRRWSKAELWVPGAYLAVVVAMLVYVVVGSRTGDIGFFGVWPVLATAPTSLILLSAVGPAADALDGSAPVTGPTYSGSEPPPEPPQTEFMPEPGPPPSDWVAPDTSVDTSLDAWFEFGFLGAVLFCALVNATAIWALLRHVARRRATRTALA; this is translated from the coding sequence ATGATGCGACGCTGGTCGAAGGCTGAGCTGTGGGTGCCCGGTGCGTACCTGGCGGTGGTGGTCGCGATGCTGGTCTACGTCGTGGTCGGCAGCCGGACCGGGGACATCGGGTTCTTCGGGGTCTGGCCGGTCCTGGCCACAGCGCCGACCAGCCTCATCCTGCTGAGCGCCGTCGGACCCGCCGCCGACGCCCTGGACGGGTCGGCCCCCGTCACGGGGCCCACGTACAGCGGCTCGGAGCCGCCGCCCGAGCCGCCGCAGACGGAGTTCATGCCGGAGCCCGGCCCGCCCCCCTCGGACTGGGTGGCACCCGACACGTCCGTCGACACCTCGCTCGACGCGTGGTTCGAATTCGGCTTCCTCGGCGCGGTCCTGTTCTGCGCCCTGGTCAACGCCACGGCGATCTGGGCCCTGCTCCGCCACGTGGCCCGGCGCCGCGCCACGAGGACCGCGCTCGCCTAG
- a CDS encoding carbon-nitrogen family hydrolase: MRASLIQIAVNEGESVVSRRSRVADLVREQSGSDLVVLPELWTVGAFAYEQFETEAEPLDGPTYGAMAAAARDAGVWLHAGSFVERAGDGSLYNTALVLSPTGELAATYRKIHRFGFDQGEAVLMSAGESLTTVDLPEQTLGLATCYDLRFPELFRGLVDAGATTLVVSAGWPARRRGHWTLLNRARAVEDQSYVLACGTAGTNGGVEQAGHSLVVDPWGEVLAEAGPGEEVLTVDLDPKKVAETREQFPALKDRRLGR; this comes from the coding sequence GTGCGCGCTTCCCTGATCCAAATCGCGGTGAATGAGGGGGAGTCGGTGGTTTCCCGCCGCTCCCGGGTCGCCGACCTCGTGCGCGAACAGTCCGGTTCGGACCTCGTCGTCCTGCCCGAACTGTGGACCGTGGGCGCCTTCGCCTACGAGCAGTTCGAGACAGAGGCCGAGCCGCTGGACGGTCCGACCTACGGGGCCATGGCCGCGGCCGCCCGCGACGCCGGGGTCTGGCTGCACGCCGGCTCCTTCGTGGAGCGCGCGGGTGACGGCTCGCTCTACAACACCGCGCTCGTCCTCTCCCCGACGGGCGAGCTCGCCGCCACGTACCGCAAGATCCACCGCTTCGGCTTCGACCAGGGCGAGGCCGTCCTGATGTCCGCGGGCGAGTCCCTGACCACGGTGGACCTGCCGGAGCAGACCCTCGGCCTCGCCACCTGCTACGACCTGCGCTTCCCGGAGCTGTTCCGCGGCCTGGTCGACGCGGGGGCCACCACGCTGGTCGTCTCGGCGGGCTGGCCGGCGCGCCGCCGGGGCCACTGGACCCTGCTGAACCGGGCGCGCGCCGTCGAGGACCAGTCGTACGTCCTCGCGTGCGGGACGGCCGGTACCAACGGGGGCGTGGAGCAGGCCGGACACAGCCTGGTCGTGGACCCGTGGGGCGAGGTCCTCGCGGAGGCGGGCCCGGGGGAGGAGGTCCTCACGGTGGACCTCGACCCGAAGAAGGTCGCCGAGACCCGCGAACAGTTCCCGGCCCTGAAGGACCGCCGCCTGGGCCGCTGA
- a CDS encoding SigE family RNA polymerase sigma factor — protein MRTADVPAFTAFVQARSSALFRTALLITGERHVADDLVQSTLEQVCRHWRKVRSADAPEAYARRILVNLANDRWRKLRGRAEVPLDEGIGGVDDTGGVGGGHAVDPYKGLAARDELMRGLQSLPVGMRTVLVLRYFEDLDDAEIGRLMNISAGTVRSQVARGLSKLRSTVGTQPLHAGSEGAA, from the coding sequence ATGCGAACCGCTGATGTTCCCGCCTTCACGGCCTTCGTACAGGCACGGTCCTCGGCACTGTTCAGGACCGCCCTGCTGATCACCGGAGAGCGGCACGTGGCCGACGACCTGGTGCAGTCCACGCTGGAGCAGGTGTGCCGGCACTGGCGCAAGGTCCGCTCCGCCGACGCTCCGGAGGCCTACGCCCGCCGGATCCTGGTGAACCTCGCGAACGACCGCTGGCGCAAGCTGCGCGGCCGTGCCGAGGTCCCCCTGGACGAGGGCATCGGGGGCGTCGACGACACCGGGGGCGTCGGAGGCGGGCACGCCGTAGACCCGTACAAAGGGCTCGCGGCCCGCGACGAGCTGATGCGCGGACTGCAGTCCCTGCCGGTCGGCATGCGCACCGTGCTGGTGCTGCGGTACTTCGAGGACCTCGACGACGCGGAGATCGGCCGCTTGATGAACATCTCGGCCGGCACGGTCCGGTCCCAGGTGGCCCGGGGCCTGTCGAAGCTCCGGTCGACCGTCGGTACACAGCCACTGCACGCGGGTTCGGAAGGGGCGGCATGA